Proteins co-encoded in one Arachis stenosperma cultivar V10309 chromosome 7, arast.V10309.gnm1.PFL2, whole genome shotgun sequence genomic window:
- the LOC130939966 gene encoding uncharacterized protein LOC130939966 produces the protein MSLPPSPPTPFIFLPVLPSLSPSFQVSDDSIQIVEVMLRSSASASSSTTGSSAGSSPMACNIQSTISARTRWHWRRRSGKRASGSPWKLRLKLRSKLSDLVELILMFQVIATLDIYSEIQVNITGFSCHLTFKVTRTRIALVFIFGFWMLDLANNTVQGPTRALLADLSGLDQRNVANAIFCSWMAVGNILGYSAGASGKWNRWFPFLTNIACCEACGNLKAAFLVAVFL, from the exons ATGTCATTGCCACCGTCACCGCCAACGCCATTCATCTTCTTGCCGGTGTTGCCGTCATTGTCTCCTTCGTTCCAAGTCAGTGATGATTCCATTCAGATCGTTGAGGTAATGCTTAGATCTTCTGCTTCTGCATCATCTTCCACGACTGGTTCTTCTGCTGGTTCTTCTCCAATGGCTTGCAACATTCAAAGTACGATTTCAGCGCGGACGCGGTGGCACTGGCGGAGAAGATCTGGAAAGCGAGCGAGCGGGAGTCCCTGGAAGCTTCGATTGAAGCTACGTTCGAAGCTATCAGATCTCGTGGAACTGATTCTCATGTTCCAAGTCATTGCT ACATTGGATATTTATTCGGAGATACAAGTAAACATTACAGGTTTTTCTTGCCATCT CACATTTAAAGTTACCCGAACAAGAATTGCTCTTGTATTTATTTTTGGGTTCTGGATGCTGGATCTTGCCAACAACACTGTGCAG GGGCCAACTCGGGCACTTTTGGCTGATCTTTCAG GTCTTGATCAACGCAATGTAGCAAATGCTATATTTTGTTCATGGATGGCAGTTGGCAATATCCTGGGATATTCTGCTGGTGCTAGTGGAAAGTGGAACAG ATGGTTCCCTTTCCTAACAAATATAGCTTGCTGTGAAGCCTGTGGCAATCTTAAGGCCGCATTTCTTGTTGCAGTG ttTTTGTGA